ACCATCGTGGTGGCCATGTTCCTGCCGATCTTCAAGATGCCGACCGTTATCGGATAACTGAAAACGGACTCAGCACTTGGCGCTATCACAGTATCGTTTGCAACGTTTACCCATTCCATCTGGAAAACCACTTTACACAAAACCTGCACCCTTTCATGAGCGAAAGCCGTTCCAATCCATCTTTCGAACCCTCGGCGTCCGCCAGCGCAACGACGCCTAGCGCTGCATGTGGGGATGCCTGTGGCCTTCCTGTCGATGACGCAGAGCTGCGCCGCATCCTGACGCCCGAGCAATACGAAATCACCCGAAAAAATGGAACCGAACGCCCCTTTGAAAATGCGTTTTGGAATCACAAGGAACCCGGCATTTACCTGGATGTGGTCTCTGGAGAACCCCTCTTCGCTTCCATTCACAAATTCAACTCCGGCACAGGCTGGCCGAGTTTTGTGCAGCCCATCTCCTCCGATGCGGTGATTGAGCGAAGCGATGACAGCCACGGAATGCAGCGTATTGAAGTACGTTCCGCCAGAGCCAACTCCCATCTCGGTCATGTTTTTCCCGATGGCCCCGAACCCACGGGGCTGCGCTACTGCATCAACTCCGCTTCTTTACGCTTTGTACCAGTCACCGATCTGAAGAAGGAAAACCTGGACCGTTTTCTCCCTCTGTTCAGCTGATGCGATCAACGGTTTGCGCAGTACTCTCACTCGTCGCAGTTCCCGGTTCCATCAATGCGCTCGCATGCTGCCACATGCAGTACAACTCATCAGCCACCCTGCAGGCTTCCTGAAAATCCTCGCGCTTCACCGCACTTCGAATGTGCCCATACAGTTGTGTCAGCCGCCAGGCGAATACTGGATTTGCCTCAAATTGCAGCGATTGCTCCAGCCGCAGCACCATCGCTTCGACTTTCATGCGATCATGTCGCGCTGCGGCTTGCCTGAGTCCATCATAGTGGGCAAGCAGATTTTCAAGCCGAACTGAAGATTCCAGTTTTCGAGCGTTTTGATAGGCAGACAATCCGTTGTGAGGTGCTTTCGACATCCGTTCTTCTCTCGCAATAATCAATACTCCACCGTCAGGCCAGGTAGCGGGAATACACAATTTCTCCCTGCGCCGCTATCGCTGACGCGGTGCTGCTGAACAAATCTTCGGCGGTTGCGGAAAACAGACCACTGGTCGCTCCAAACAGGGTGTCACTTCCCGCACTTCCCGTGATCAGAGAAGCAGCCTGATTCCCCGGAGTCGCATTGGATAGGTTTCCAAAATTGCCTGTCTGGTATTGGTACACCGTGTAGATGCGCTGCATGGACTGCTCTACCTGCACCAGATCCGCATCCAGGCGGGCAATGGCGGACTCGATTTTGCGGGTATAGGCCGAAAAATCAAATTCAGCGTTATTATTCCCACTCGCCTCATACTCCAGAGTGGCCGACATTTTCCCACGACCTGTGTAACCTTCGTTGTCAATCGTAAAAGCCAGCCCCTTGCCCGTATCAATGTTGATCGGTTCGGAACCCGAGAGATCCACACGATAATTGACGTAGGCAAGTTTACCATTAGCCCCTCTCACTTCCAGTGACGAGGATGCCCCATTGTAATTCACGGTGACATTATAAAGTCCCGATGCAATGGAGAGCTCATCAGAATCCACACCTGCGAGCTTGATCGCACCGAAGCTCAATTTTCCACCTTCCGAGTCCGTGAGATCACGCTGATAATTGACCTTCACCGATTGGTCTGAAAACTGGGAAAACCCCTCCTGTTTCAACTCGTGCTGAAACGTTCGCTCATACGCGAGCATGGCATACAATTTTGCCGGTCCATTGGTTTCGTAGTCATACTTGTCCACAGATTTCAGAATCTGCTCCTTTTCGATGCGCAGTGAAATCCCCACCTCCAAATCAACGATTTCCTCACCACTTCCACTCAGATCAACGCCCTTAACCGTGTTGATGAGCACTCCCGTCGAGTTTTTGATTGTGATGCTCGAATCCGGCCCCGCATAGGAAATCTCAAGCCGATAGTTTCCATTTTCCAGTTCCTGTCGTGCGGGCGACACCTCACTGCCTTCCGCTCCTGCAATATCCAGCCCGACCACACCAGCTGCCGAATTTCGAAAGACAGAGTAATAATCGTAATAAATCGTTCCTTTCGAAGAAGCTGGCTGGGACGTGAGGTCAAAACCATCCACATCCGAAGTGTAAAAGCTTTGCAGATTGAGCCGTTCACTGGCACCGTTTCCGTTCGCAGTCAGGCTGAGGTCAATCGGTCGCCCATCAAGCAACTTGTTGCCCTTCCAAACCGTATTGTCGACGATGTCATCGATTCCGCCCGACAGGCTTCGCATCAATCCGATGTACTCGTCGCGCTTGGTCGGGGATGTTGCGGATTGCCCGGCACGCGAGTAGCCCAGCATCGTCGTCAGATTCGATCTCACAAGTTCAAGACGGTCGGCGACTCCGGAAAGAATGGAATAACTGCCCTCGATGCCATCCGACCTCAGGCGAGTGAAATCCTGTTCATTGCGCACAGATTCAAGGAACGAAGCGGCGGATGAGGACGTACCATTCCTCACCCGGGCAAAAGCATCCCGGTTATTGTAATCGGCAATCTGGCTGAGGGAAAGTCGTTCCATGGTAAAGCAGTCGCATCACTGCAAAGAAAGTCTTATACCTAATCGACAGATTCTGCGAAACCTGAAGGGAGTTTAGCCACACTCTCGTGGATAATTTACATTTTCTTTACTTTCAGGAGGGGTGTTTTGCTGCCGCATCCACATTTTCCCGAACCACAGCTGGACTTTCCTGCCTGCTTCCAACTGCGCACCAGCATGGCCACCGCCACCAGGCCGCATGTTCCCACAACCAATGCCACGGCCGCAGTGTCGGCAGAAAGCATTGCGGTCCCCGGATTCCCGGAAGATGAAAGGATTAGAAGTGGACAAAAAACTTGCATTCTGATTGTGCTGGTATCCGTTGTTGAGATATCGTCTCAATAAGCAATACCACTGTCTGGAATTTTTCAACATGAATCAACTAAGTCTAGCCCAGCTGAAACGTGGCGAATCTGCACGCATCATCTCGATGGATCAGGATGCTTCGGTCTGCCAGAAACTGATGAACCTCGGCGTACTGCCCAACAAGACCATTCGCTTCGTGAAACCTGCACCCATGGGAGACCCTCTTGAGTTTGAAGTAGACGGACGCAATTTTTCCGTGCGCGGAAAGGAAGCAGCGGTGATTCTGGTGGAACGCATCCCCGTCATGGGTGGCACTGCAACGTCCAACTGCTGAAATTTCACGGTTCATGAGCGCATCCACACCCGTCATTTCATCCCAAAACCGGCCCCTTCAGCTTGCCCTTGTAGGCAACCCTAACACCGGCAAAACCACCCTTTTCAACGCACTTACCGGACTGCGTCAACGCATTGGAAACTATCCCGGAATCACGGTTGCCATGGCGACGGGCACCGTTTTTCTCGACAAGCAGGCTGCCTATCTGACCGATCTTCCAGGCACCTACAGTCTCGCAGCCAGCTCCCCCGACGAAAAGATCGTTCACGACTACATCAACGGCAACATTCCCAACACCGCCAAACCGGACGTGCTCATCTGCGTGGTGGATTCCACAAATCTGAACAAAAACCTCTATCTCGCCTGTCAACTGGCTGAGCACGGCATTCCAGTGGTCATCGCGCTGAGCTTCTGGGATTCAGCCCTTCGACAAAAAACCCAGCTCCAGACCGACCTGCTGTCGAAGCGTCTCGGCGTCCCTGTGGTTCCAGTAAATGTCGTGCGAAACGAGGGCATTGCCGAACTCAAACATGCCATTCTGCACGCCCACAACTGTTCCAGTCTGATGCACCGCATGCAATGGGAACCTGAGATGGCCGCAGCAATCGATGACTTTCGCTCCGAACTGAAAAAGGCGCAGATTGCTGTAAATGCAGCTGAAGCATACCGACTCATCTTTGACAGCACCATGCCCACCCTTCCGGGCATCAATTCCCAGGCGCCCGAACTCAAGACCGCACTGGAACGGTGTCGCAGCCGCATTCGCAAGGCCGGATTTCACCCCCACACCGTCGAAGCCGTGCTGTATCATCGGCACATTGCCGAACTGACTGACGGCGTCATCGTCCAGAAGGATTCGCGCATCATACGCCGCGGTGAATCGATTGACCGCCTGCTCACCCACCGCTTCTGGGGCATGTTGATTTTTGCAGTCTTCATGTACGTGGTTTTTCAATCCGTATACTCTTGGTCCGCCCCTTTCATGGATCTGATTGACTTCCTGAAGGGGGGATTGCAGGGAATTGCCGCTTCCGGATTGGAAGGACATCCGCAATTGCAGAGTCTGGTCACGGATGGAGTGATCGAAGGGGTAGGGGCATTCCTGATCTTCCTGCCGCAAATTCTCATCCTCTTCTTCTTCATCTCGCTGCTTGAGGAAACGGGTTACATGGCACGCGCTGCCTTTCTCATGGACCGCATGTTCAGCTGGGCGGGTCTGAGCGGGAAGAGTTTTGTGCCGCTGCTCTCCAGCTTTGCCTGTGCAATCCCCGGCATACTAGCGACCCGCACCATAGAAGACCGTAAATCCCGACTGATCACCATTTTCATCGCGCCGCTCATGAGCTGTTCCGCTCGCCTGCCAGTGTATGTGCTGCTGATCGGTGCCCTGATTGAACCACGCTACGGCCCATTTGTGGCTGGCCTCACCCTTTTTGCCATCCACATTCTCGGAATTCTCGTGGCGCTTCCAACGGCATGGATTCTGCACAAGATATTGCGCCGAACCCCTTCCAAACCCTTCATCATCGAAATGCCGGATTACCAGGTTCCCAAACTTCGCAACCTCATCTGGAGGATGTGGTCGGAAGGCAGGGAGTTTGTTTATCGAGCCGGCACCGTCATTTTTGTCATCACCATCCTGATCTGGGCACTGCTTTACTATCCACGCCCCGACACAGTCGAACCTCAAACCCTCGTCCGGGTGCAGTCCGAGTTTGTAGAGCAGGGTCTCAGTGAGGCCGAATTCACCGCACAACTCGAGGAAGAGGACTCCGAGGTCGCCCAGGAATTCTCCCGCCAGCTCGATGCTGCCTACATTAACCAGAGCTATCTCAGTCGCTTTGGTAAAGCGGTGCAACCTGTCTTCGATCTCGCCGGATTTGACTGGCGCATTTCCGTTGGCATCCTTGCCAGTTTTCCGGCCAGAGAGGTCATTGTCAGCACCATGGGCGTCATTTTCAGCCTCGGGGGAGAAGTCGATGAATCCTCTCCCAATCTACGCGCTGCCATGCATCAGGCAACCTGGGCCGACGGGCACCGAGCCGGGCAACCGCTCTTCACGATTCCGGTCGCCTTCGCCATCATGGTATTTTTCGCGCTCTGCCAACAGTGCGGTTCCACGCTTGCCGTGATCCGTAGCGAAGCCAACACTTTTTGGGCTGTGTTGTCGTTCACGTTCATGACCACACTCGCCTGGATCACTTCCATCCTGACCTATCAGGGGTTGAGCTGGATCATGAGCTGAACGAATGCGATTCCATACTGTCGGTTCAACCCATGCCAATGATTGCAGGCAACGTCATCCGGCACTGACCCCACAGATCGCCTGTTTTTCCGCCCGTTCCAAGCGTTGCGTGAGCAGTCTGCGCTCGCTCGCATTTTCGGTTAGTTCCAGTGCGCGGCGCAGATGCTTGGCAGCCAGGTGAAAATCCCCCATCTCCGCTTCCAGTTCGGCCCGAACGACAAAACTGAGAGGATAGGATTCGAGCAGTCGACTGTCGGTGAGCGTTCCGATCACCGCGAGTCCCGCCTGAGGGCCTTCGACTTTGGCCAAGGCAATCGCCCGGTTGAGGCTCACGATGGGCGAGGGTGCCAGCAATTCGAGGTGGTTGTAGAGCATCAGAATCCGTGACCAGTCAGTGGAGGCAAAATCTTGCGCCGTGCAGTGACAGGCAGCAATCCCCGCCTGGAGGTGAAAACTGGTGACTTCGTCGCCCGCCGCCGAAAGCGAAAGGTGGTGAAGCGCACGAAACAGCATGGACTGATCCCAGCGGGAACGATCTTGCGCCTCAAGCTGCAGGATGTTGCCCGTTGCGTCGAGTCGCCCCGGAAACCGGGCTGCATTAAACAACATCAGCGCTAGCAGGGCGTGGGATCGCGGATGATTTCCCGACGGGTGGTCGGTCAACTGCAAACCGAGGCGAATCGCTTCCAGGCAAAGATCCGAACGGATCAATGCGTCTCCTGTGGAGCTTTTGTAACCTTCGTTGAAGAGCAGATAGATGGACTGAAGTACCGCCTCGAGTCGTTCCTCCAATACTGCTCCTGCCGGAATTTCAAACGGAATGTGATGCTCGCGGATGGTATTGCGGGCACGGGTAAGGCGCTTGGCAATGGCTGCTTCGGAAACAAGGAAACTGCGGGCGATTTCTGTCACCCCAAAACCGCAAACCGTTTTCAGCACAAGCGCGATTTGGGAATCCATCGGAACATCCGGATGACAGCATGCAAACATCAATCGCAGCCGTGCATCCTGTATTTCGGTTTCAAATCGGGCCGCGTCATCTGGAGACTCCGGTTGTCGCCACTCCTGCAGGGTGATCGTCATCTGGTCCTGTTTGTCGCGAAACAGGGCCTCGCGACGAATGACATCAATGGCCAGATTTTTTGCGGTGCGCGTGATCCACGCCGACGGGTTGTCGGGAACCCCGTAGTAGGGCCAAAACTTCAATGCCCGCATCAACGCCTCCTGCACGACATCTTCGGCAAGCTGCAGCCGTTCGATCCCAAAGATGCGCGTCAGGATCGAAACCAGTTTCCCCGCTTCTTCACGAAAGAGATGGTCCGTCAGCTGTGTGACGTTTCCATTCGCTAACGCCCGCGCTGAACCTCGATTCCCCATCGGGTCAATCTGCCAGCGACGACATCAGGCTTTCGGCAATGTGCCCGGCATTGCAGCATCTGCTGACGAGTCGCACTTCGACCTGGAGACCATGCTCCAAGGCGGGACACTGGCGCGCGATTTCGACAGCCTGATCGAGATCCTCAACCTCGAGCAGGAAGTACCCCGCAATCGCTTCCTTGGATTCGGCAAAGGGTCCGTCGACGACGCTCTGTCCACCCGTTCCCGATACGATCTTGCCTTCTTCGGCGAGCGGCTGACCCGCCTTCAGGATCCCCTTTTCCGATAGTTTATCGAACCAGGAAACCCATCGGGTCATGACCTGCTGGATTTCTTCCGGGGAGAGATTCTTCTCCCAATGCAACCCTCGAAACAGGAGCATGTATTCAACTTTTGGATTCTCGTTATGCATGGAGTCTTTACTTTTGGGTTTTGGGAACAAAGCGGTCAGTCCATTCCGGATTTGATTTCCGGCAGCTCAGTACTCCCGCAAAGATATTCGCAACACGATTCTCGCCAAGCACGGTCGGCTGAAAAAGTTCCATGATTGTCGCTCGCATTTCTGTCCGTTTGATTTGCAGAGGTTGCGTTTGTTCCGCCACCGCTGGTAGCAACGCCCACACTTCTGCGCATCTTGCAGGCGCTGCGTCGAATGCGGGAAATCGCAAGATAACTGAGCGCAAGCATGCAGAGTATGAGTAGAACGGAGCGCAGGATTCCTGCCGCAGAAATCGAAACCCCCACGCCAGTAGTGACTGCAATCCATCCCGCGAAGCAGACCGGACACTTGGGCAGCACCAGCAATACAGCCGAAGGCACCAACCACTGAATGGTGCGCATGATACGGTGAGGGAATGGGTGAGTAATGCGGCTGCGACGCATGGCTGCACAATCCGTTTTGGGGAAGCAGGACTAGAGGGTCGCGCCTTCCTTCGGCCAGCCATCAGGGGAATCTTCACACTGTTCCTGCCGCCCGTATGGGGTGAAATCAAGGAAGTTGTGTGGGGTCCAGTGCAGGTCGAGTCCACGCGCGTATGCGGAGTAGGTGTGGTAGACGTTGTTGCCATCCCTCAGAAAGACGCTGTTGCCGGGCCAATCTCCTTTGAGCATGTCCTCGGAGAAACCATTTTGCAACAGCTCCTGTTTCCCGCGATAGTTGTATTCGATCGGATGTTTGCGCTCGTCCAGCGTGACATGGTAGTCATAGTTGAAGTCATTTTGCAGAGAAGAATACCAGGGAAAGCGGAATGCGTAGGCACTTCGGGCTTCCTCGATTCGGCTGAGCGGCACCCTCGAAATGGCAACGAAGGTGATGTCCCGCTTGTGGAGTTCGGTAAA
This DNA window, taken from Puniceicoccaceae bacterium, encodes the following:
- the msrB gene encoding peptide-methionine (R)-S-oxide reductase MsrB; protein product: HRGGHVPADLQDADRYRITENGLSTWRYHSIVCNVYPFHLENHFTQNLHPFMSESRSNPSFEPSASASATTPSAACGDACGLPVDDAELRRILTPEQYEITRKNGTERPFENAFWNHKEPGIYLDVVSGEPLFASIHKFNSGTGWPSFVQPISSDAVIERSDDSHGMQRIEVRSARANSHLGHVFPDGPEPTGLRYCINSASLRFVPVTDLKKENLDRFLPLFS
- a CDS encoding ferrous iron transport protein A gives rise to the protein MNQLSLAQLKRGESARIISMDQDASVCQKLMNLGVLPNKTIRFVKPAPMGDPLEFEVDGRNFSVRGKEAAVILVERIPVMGGTATSNC
- the feoB gene encoding ferrous iron transport protein B, which translates into the protein MSASTPVISSQNRPLQLALVGNPNTGKTTLFNALTGLRQRIGNYPGITVAMATGTVFLDKQAAYLTDLPGTYSLAASSPDEKIVHDYINGNIPNTAKPDVLICVVDSTNLNKNLYLACQLAEHGIPVVIALSFWDSALRQKTQLQTDLLSKRLGVPVVPVNVVRNEGIAELKHAILHAHNCSSLMHRMQWEPEMAAAIDDFRSELKKAQIAVNAAEAYRLIFDSTMPTLPGINSQAPELKTALERCRSRIRKAGFHPHTVEAVLYHRHIAELTDGVIVQKDSRIIRRGESIDRLLTHRFWGMLIFAVFMYVVFQSVYSWSAPFMDLIDFLKGGLQGIAASGLEGHPQLQSLVTDGVIEGVGAFLIFLPQILILFFFISLLEETGYMARAAFLMDRMFSWAGLSGKSFVPLLSSFACAIPGILATRTIEDRKSRLITIFIAPLMSCSARLPVYVLLIGALIEPRYGPFVAGLTLFAIHILGILVALPTAWILHKILRRTPSKPFIIEMPDYQVPKLRNLIWRMWSEGREFVYRAGTVIFVITILIWALLYYPRPDTVEPQTLVRVQSEFVEQGLSEAEFTAQLEEEDSEVAQEFSRQLDAAYINQSYLSRFGKAVQPVFDLAGFDWRISVGILASFPAREVIVSTMGVIFSLGGEVDESSPNLRAAMHQATWADGHRAGQPLFTIPVAFAIMVFFALCQQCGSTLAVIRSEANTFWAVLSFTFMTTLAWITSILTYQGLSWIMS
- a CDS encoding sigma-70 family RNA polymerase sigma factor gives rise to the protein MGNRGSARALANGNVTQLTDHLFREEAGKLVSILTRIFGIERLQLAEDVVQEALMRALKFWPYYGVPDNPSAWITRTAKNLAIDVIRREALFRDKQDQMTITLQEWRQPESPDDAARFETEIQDARLRLMFACCHPDVPMDSQIALVLKTVCGFGVTEIARSFLVSEAAIAKRLTRARNTIREHHIPFEIPAGAVLEERLEAVLQSIYLLFNEGYKSSTGDALIRSDLCLEAIRLGLQLTDHPSGNHPRSHALLALMLFNAARFPGRLDATGNILQLEAQDRSRWDQSMLFRALHHLSLSAAGDEVTSFHLQAGIAACHCTAQDFASTDWSRILMLYNHLELLAPSPIVSLNRAIALAKVEGPQAGLAVIGTLTDSRLLESYPLSFVVRAELEAEMGDFHLAAKHLRRALELTENASERRLLTQRLERAEKQAICGVSAG
- a CDS encoding YciI family protein — protein: MLLFRGLHWEKNLSPEEIQQVMTRWVSWFDKLSEKGILKAGQPLAEEGKIVSGTGGQSVVDGPFAESKEAIAGYFLLEVEDLDQAVEIARQCPALEHGLQVEVRLVSRCCNAGHIAESLMSSLAD
- a CDS encoding DUF899 domain-containing protein — encoded protein: MNRKPKSLPPVVSRETWLEARKALLIREKEATRLHDALAAERRRLPMVKVEKDYVFEGPDGEVRLVDMFEGRSQLYVHHFMWIDQRNDFCPGCMRAADLTFRQALFTELHKRDITFVAISRVPLSRIEEARSAYAFRFPWYSSLQNDFNYDYHVTLDERKHPIEYNYRGKQELLQNGFSEDMLKGDWPGNSVFLRDGNNVYHTYSAYARGLDLHWTPHNFLDFTPYGRQEQCEDSPDGWPKEGATL